The DNA region CCTGCTCGTGCCGCTTCAATAGCAGCATTAAGGGCTAGAAGATTGGTCTGATCGGCAATGTCAGCGATCACAGTGAGTACACTTTTAACTTGATTGGCATCCTGACTGAGTTGTTGAAGCCGATCTGACGTGTGCGATTCAACTTCAGAAGCTTGCTGAATATTGGCGACTAAATTTTTAATCTCTTGTGTTGTTGTATAGAGTGTTTGAGACGCATTAAAGATATTTTCACTAGTTTGCGTTGCGTTGAGTGTATTTTGTTCCAAGGTTATTTTCATAGCATCACCCAAATCTTTCGTCTGTTTGACAAAATCACGCTCTGCCACCATTCGTTTATCCACTTCATGCGAAATGGCTGAAAATTGATTTGCCATAGTTGCACTTTCTGTAGACGTTTTTGTTGAAGCAACAATGGTACTATGAATCTTTTCAATAAAGTGATTGATATTTTCAGATAAATCTGCTATCTCATCTTTAGAATTAATTTGAATACGTTTGGTAAGATCGCCACTTCCTTTGGCAAGATCAAGTGTAATGATGGAGAGTGCATCAATAGAATTGGTCATACTGACAACCATAACACGGGTAAAAATGAAGAAAAACACCATTCCACCAACAGATCCAGCAATTAAAATCAATCGCTCTGTCCCTGTAATTAAAAATGAGACTAATATAATATTTGCCATAAAACCACATAAGGTTCCAATTGCTAAAAACCAGCCCTTCGTTTTAATCTTAATCTGATTCAAAAACATTAACTCTCCTTCTAAATATAAACCAATTGATTATAACAAATTCATACAATTAAAGCCATGGATAATCGCGCCAAAAGATTGTGTGTGCTATACTCACGACTTAAATTTTTTTAAAGGAGCAATAATGGAATGCGACATTTCAAATATTAGCATGCCTGGTGATGCAGGCATTAAAGACATTTTTTCGATGTG from Sulfurospirillum diekertiae includes:
- a CDS encoding methyl-accepting chemotaxis protein, translated to MFLNQIKIKTKGWFLAIGTLCGFMANIILVSFLITGTERLILIAGSVGGMVFFFIFTRVMVVSMTNSIDALSIITLDLAKGSGDLTKRIQINSKDEIADLSENINHFIEKIHSTIVASTKTSTESATMANQFSAISHEVDKRMVAERDFVKQTKDLGDAMKITLEQNTLNATQTSENIFNASQTLYTTTQEIKNLVANIQQASEVESHTSDRLQQLSQDANQVKSVLTVIADIADQTNLLALNAAIEAARAGEHGRGFAVVADEVRNLAERTQRSLTEINATINVIVQNIMDASGQMSENYKFIEQMAINSEEVELKISDTETIIKEASDASQIASDVSQRLSQNTATIIKNIGQIYESSLQNSSDVENLNTSSDELLNLSNTLASKLALFKI